A genomic stretch from Burkholderia pyrrocinia includes:
- the rbfA gene encoding 30S ribosome-binding factor RbfA, which yields MSRKRTSPNRNVQIADQIQRDLSELIMREVKDPRIGIVTIQSVELTPDYAHAKVYFTALTGDPEKTQEALNHASGHLHNLLFKRLHIHTVPTLHFHYDQTIEKAVEMSRLIKEANSTRAKDDEADAPTKDD from the coding sequence ATGTCCAGGAAACGGACTTCTCCCAATCGCAACGTTCAGATCGCCGACCAGATTCAGCGCGATCTGTCCGAACTCATCATGCGCGAGGTCAAAGACCCGCGCATCGGCATCGTGACCATCCAGAGCGTGGAGCTCACGCCGGACTACGCGCACGCGAAGGTCTACTTCACGGCGCTCACCGGCGATCCGGAAAAGACGCAGGAGGCGCTGAACCATGCGTCGGGGCACCTGCACAACCTGCTGTTCAAGCGTCTGCACATTCATACGGTGCCGACGCTGCACTTCCATTACGACCAGACGATCGAGAAGGCCGTGGAAATGTCGCGCCTGATCAAGGAAGCGAATTCGACGCGTGCGAAGGACGACGAAGCCGACGCGCCGACCAAGGACGACTGA
- the truB gene encoding tRNA pseudouridine(55) synthase TruB, with amino-acid sequence MTNAASQRPRVPRRALDGVLLLDKPVGLSSNDALIRAKRLLLAKKAGHTGTLDPLASGLLPLCFGEATKFSQDLLEADKTYEATMRLGLRTATGDAEGEVIDTRPVECDRAAVEAALACFTGEIVQVPPMYSALKRDGKPLYEYARAGQIVEREGRNVTIHALDLLACEMPDVTFRVTCSKGTYVRTLAEDIGEALGCGAHLTMLRRTGVGALTLEHAVTLDALSDADESARDAWLQPVDALLSTFPSVRLDDACAKRFLHGQRLPLSELGPIDAADGERVRVYDATRLLGVARKANGVLAPERLVVTAA; translated from the coding sequence ATGACGAATGCAGCATCCCAACGCCCGCGCGTGCCCCGGCGCGCGCTGGACGGTGTCCTCCTGCTCGACAAGCCGGTCGGCCTGTCGAGCAACGATGCGCTGATTCGCGCGAAGCGGCTGCTTCTCGCGAAGAAAGCCGGCCACACCGGCACGCTCGATCCGCTGGCTTCGGGCCTGCTGCCGCTGTGTTTCGGCGAGGCGACGAAGTTCTCGCAGGATCTGCTCGAGGCCGACAAGACCTACGAGGCGACGATGCGCCTCGGCCTGCGCACGGCCACCGGCGACGCGGAGGGCGAAGTGATCGACACGCGGCCGGTCGAATGCGACCGCGCAGCGGTGGAGGCCGCGCTCGCGTGCTTCACCGGCGAGATCGTGCAGGTGCCGCCGATGTATTCGGCACTCAAGCGCGATGGCAAGCCGCTGTACGAATATGCACGCGCGGGCCAGATCGTCGAGCGCGAAGGCCGCAACGTGACGATCCATGCGCTCGACCTGCTTGCCTGCGAGATGCCCGACGTGACGTTTCGCGTGACCTGCAGCAAGGGCACTTACGTGCGCACGCTGGCGGAGGATATCGGCGAGGCGCTCGGTTGCGGTGCGCATCTGACGATGCTGCGTCGCACGGGCGTCGGCGCGCTGACGCTCGAGCATGCGGTGACGCTCGATGCGCTGTCGGACGCCGATGAATCGGCGCGCGATGCGTGGCTCCAGCCGGTCGATGCATTGTTGTCGACGTTTCCGTCCGTTCGTCTCGACGATGCGTGCGCGAAGCGGTTCCTGCATGGTCAGCGCCTGCCGCTGTCGGAGCTCGGGCCGATCGATGCGGCCGACGGCGAGCGCGTGCGCGTCTACGACGCAACGCGGCTGCTCGGCGTGGCGCGCAAGGCGAATGGCGTGCTCGCACCGGAACGGCTCGTCGTGACGGCCGCCTGA
- a CDS encoding DHA2 family efflux MFS transporter permease subunit, producing the protein MAQAPVSYPPLQGGQLVLGTIAVSLAVFMNVLDTSIANVAIPTISGDLGVSSDQGTWVITSFAVANAISVPLTGWLTDRFGQVRLFLASIILFVISSWMCGLAPTLPFLLASRVLQGAVAGPMIPLSQSLLLSSYPRAKAPMALALWSMTTLIAPVAGPILGGWISDNYSWPWIFYVNIPVGIAAALATWSIYRSRESTVRRAPIDGVGLALLVLWVGSLQIMLDKGKDLDWFASTTIVALALIAIISFAFFVIWELTAEHPVVDLSLFRIRNFTGGTVALAVGYGLYFGNLVLLPLWLQTQIGYTATDAGLVMAPVGLFAILLSPLTGKFLPRTDPRYIATAAFLTFALCFWMRSRYTTGVDEWSLTLPTLVQGIAMAGFFIPLVSITLSGLPGHRIPAASGLSNFVRIMCGGIGTSIFQTAWDHRNNFHHAQLVEQANVYNPTFNQAVTQMGNLGLTQNQAHGLINNQATQQAAQLGVNDLFYISAVIFVLLIALIWITKPERAGGGDAGAAASAAH; encoded by the coding sequence ATGGCACAGGCTCCTGTCTCCTACCCGCCCTTGCAGGGCGGGCAACTCGTGCTCGGGACGATCGCGGTGTCGCTCGCGGTGTTCATGAACGTGCTCGACACGTCCATCGCGAACGTCGCGATCCCGACCATCTCGGGCGACCTCGGCGTGTCGTCCGACCAGGGCACGTGGGTCATCACGTCGTTCGCGGTCGCGAACGCGATCTCGGTGCCGCTGACGGGCTGGCTGACCGACCGTTTCGGGCAGGTCCGCCTGTTCCTCGCGTCGATCATCCTGTTCGTCATCTCGTCCTGGATGTGCGGCCTCGCGCCGACGCTGCCGTTCCTGCTCGCGTCGCGCGTGCTGCAGGGTGCGGTCGCGGGCCCGATGATTCCGCTGTCGCAATCGCTGCTGCTGTCGAGCTATCCGCGCGCGAAGGCGCCGATGGCGCTCGCGTTGTGGTCGATGACGACGCTGATTGCACCGGTCGCGGGCCCGATCCTCGGCGGCTGGATCTCGGACAACTACTCGTGGCCGTGGATCTTCTACGTGAACATCCCGGTCGGCATCGCCGCGGCGCTCGCCACGTGGTCGATCTACCGCTCGCGCGAATCGACGGTGCGCCGCGCCCCGATCGACGGCGTCGGTCTCGCGCTGCTGGTGCTGTGGGTCGGCTCGCTGCAGATCATGCTCGACAAGGGCAAGGATCTCGACTGGTTCGCATCGACGACGATCGTCGCGCTCGCGCTGATCGCGATCATCTCGTTCGCGTTCTTCGTGATCTGGGAACTGACCGCCGAGCACCCCGTCGTCGATCTTTCGCTGTTCCGGATTCGCAACTTCACGGGCGGTACGGTCGCGCTTGCGGTCGGTTACGGGCTCTACTTCGGCAACCTCGTGCTGCTGCCGCTGTGGCTGCAGACCCAGATCGGCTACACGGCGACCGACGCCGGCCTCGTGATGGCGCCGGTCGGGCTGTTCGCGATCCTGCTGTCGCCGCTGACCGGCAAGTTCCTGCCGCGCACCGATCCGCGCTACATCGCGACCGCCGCGTTCCTCACGTTCGCACTGTGCTTCTGGATGCGCTCGCGCTACACGACGGGCGTCGACGAATGGTCGCTGACGCTGCCGACGCTCGTGCAGGGCATCGCAATGGCCGGCTTCTTCATTCCACTCGTGTCGATCACGTTGTCCGGCCTGCCCGGCCACCGCATTCCCGCGGCTTCCGGCCTGTCGAACTTCGTGCGGATCATGTGCGGCGGTATCGGCACGTCGATCTTCCAGACCGCGTGGGATCACCGCAACAACTTCCATCACGCGCAACTGGTCGAACAGGCGAACGTGTACAACCCGACGTTCAATCAGGCCGTTACGCAGATGGGCAATCTCGGGCTGACGCAGAACCAGGCGCATGGCCTCATCAACAACCAGGCCACGCAACAGGCCGCGCAGCTCGGCGTGAACGACCTGTTCTACATCTCGGCCGTGATCTTCGTGCTGCTGATTGCGCTGATCTGGATCACGAAGCCCGAACGCGCGGGCGGCGGCGATGCCGGTGCGGCAGCGTCGGCGGCACACTGA
- a CDS encoding efflux RND transporter periplasmic adaptor subunit produces MSDPQQNAAGAQSQNNGKRKRMMTLLVAVIVIAAIAYGLYYFLVARFHEGTDDAYVNGNVVQITPQVTGTVIAVKADDTQTVKAGDPLVVLDPADSQVALQQAEANLAQTVRQVRGLFVNDDQYRAQVALRQSDLSKAEDDLRRRVAVAQTGAVSQEEISHARDAVKAAQASLDGAQQQLASNRALTANTTIASHPNVMAAAAKVRDAYLANARNVLPAPVTGYVAKRSVQVGQRVSPGTPLMSVVPLNAVWVDANFKEVQLKHMRIGQPVELTADIYGSSAVYHGKVVGFSAGTGSAFSLLPAQNATGNWIKVVQRLPVRIELDPKDLDKHPLRIGLSMQVDVDIKDERGNQLVNAPNTVYETNVFAKYGDEADAEIARVIAENAGSNASAVPAAAKQGSAAKMM; encoded by the coding sequence ATGAGCGACCCTCAACAAAACGCCGCCGGCGCACAGTCGCAAAACAACGGGAAGCGCAAGCGGATGATGACGCTGCTCGTCGCGGTCATCGTGATCGCGGCCATCGCGTACGGCCTGTACTACTTCCTCGTCGCCCGCTTCCATGAAGGGACCGACGATGCGTACGTGAACGGCAACGTCGTGCAGATCACGCCGCAGGTCACCGGCACCGTGATCGCCGTGAAGGCCGACGATACGCAGACGGTCAAGGCCGGCGATCCGCTGGTCGTGCTCGACCCGGCCGATTCGCAGGTCGCGCTGCAGCAGGCGGAAGCCAACCTCGCGCAGACGGTGCGCCAGGTGCGCGGCCTGTTCGTCAACGACGACCAGTACCGCGCGCAGGTCGCGCTGCGCCAGTCCGACCTGTCGAAGGCCGAGGACGACCTGCGCCGCCGCGTGGCCGTCGCGCAGACGGGCGCCGTGTCGCAGGAAGAGATCTCGCACGCACGTGACGCCGTGAAGGCCGCGCAAGCGTCGCTCGATGGCGCGCAGCAGCAGCTCGCATCGAACCGCGCGCTGACTGCGAACACGACGATCGCGTCGCACCCGAACGTGATGGCCGCGGCAGCGAAGGTTCGCGACGCGTATCTCGCGAACGCGCGCAACGTGCTGCCGGCGCCTGTGACGGGCTACGTCGCGAAGCGCTCGGTGCAGGTCGGCCAGCGCGTGTCGCCGGGCACGCCGCTAATGTCGGTGGTGCCGCTGAATGCCGTGTGGGTCGACGCGAACTTCAAGGAAGTCCAGCTCAAGCACATGCGCATCGGCCAGCCGGTCGAGCTGACGGCCGACATCTACGGCTCGTCGGCCGTCTACCACGGCAAGGTCGTCGGCTTCTCGGCCGGCACGGGCTCGGCGTTTTCGCTGCTGCCGGCGCAGAACGCGACCGGCAACTGGATCAAGGTCGTGCAGCGCCTGCCGGTGCGTATCGAGCTCGATCCGAAGGATCTCGACAAGCATCCACTGCGCATCGGCCTGTCGATGCAGGTCGACGTGGACATCAAGGACGAACGCGGCAACCAGCTCGTCAACGCGCCGAACACCGTCTACGAGACCAACGTGTTCGCGAAGTACGGCGACGAAGCCGATGCCGAAATCGCGCGCGTCATCGCCGAGAACGCGGGCAGCAACGCGTCGGCAGTGCCGGCCGCGGCGAAGCAAGGCAGCGCCGCGAAGATGATGTAA
- a CDS encoding efflux transporter outer membrane subunit, with protein MKSSPLSMRAGSCRAAVAAAVAALALAGCANYIGIKSDKQIAPASQFESAQSLPAQGGQWPALDWASQFGDPQLPKLIDEALQGNPSIAQAQARIAKASSYIESSRSNLLPKAEASYSWTRELYSSNALFPPPYGGQWYSENNALASASWELDLWGKNRERLHTAVSQEKAAEADMQQARITLASSVARTYNSLAQLYALRDIAQREITNRETVGKITDGRVSAGLDTNVERQTARGNIATTQASLSDLDGQITTVRYQLAALLGKGPDRGLQIAAPVMNPSGEVALPGNLPADLVSRRPDIVAARWQVEAAMHDVKEAKAEFYPDVNLAAGFGFDAFGWGKFLNFASRQAQFGPAIHLPIFDAGALRAQLKGRYADFDLSVANYNQTLIGALNDVATQVASIRAVDRQMGDAQRALDASTRAYDLAVIRYKAGLSPQLQVLTADSNRLASEQTVTNLKMRRRDMQLALIKALGGGFDATGTPLAAPDADKPTKQAAN; from the coding sequence ATGAAATCCTCCCCGTTGTCCATGCGCGCCGGGTCGTGCCGCGCCGCCGTCGCTGCCGCGGTCGCCGCACTGGCGCTGGCGGGCTGCGCGAATTACATCGGCATCAAGAGCGACAAGCAGATCGCCCCCGCGTCGCAATTCGAATCCGCGCAAAGCCTGCCGGCCCAGGGCGGCCAATGGCCGGCGCTCGACTGGGCCAGCCAGTTCGGCGATCCGCAGTTGCCGAAGCTGATCGACGAGGCCCTTCAGGGCAATCCGTCGATCGCGCAGGCTCAGGCGCGCATCGCGAAGGCATCGTCGTACATCGAATCGTCGCGCTCGAACCTGCTGCCGAAAGCCGAAGCCAGCTACTCGTGGACGCGCGAGCTGTATTCGTCGAACGCACTGTTCCCGCCCCCGTACGGCGGCCAGTGGTACAGCGAGAACAACGCGCTCGCGAGTGCGTCGTGGGAACTCGACCTGTGGGGCAAGAACCGCGAACGCCTGCACACCGCCGTGTCGCAGGAAAAAGCGGCCGAAGCCGACATGCAGCAGGCACGCATCACGCTCGCTTCGTCGGTCGCGCGCACCTATAACTCGCTCGCGCAGCTCTACGCGCTGCGCGATATCGCGCAACGCGAGATCACCAACCGCGAGACAGTCGGCAAGATCACCGACGGCCGCGTATCGGCCGGCCTCGACACCAACGTCGAACGCCAGACGGCCCGCGGCAATATCGCGACGACCCAGGCTTCGCTGTCGGATCTCGACGGCCAGATCACGACGGTGCGCTACCAGCTCGCCGCGCTGCTCGGCAAGGGGCCTGATCGCGGGCTGCAAATTGCGGCGCCCGTGATGAACCCGAGCGGCGAAGTCGCACTGCCCGGCAACCTGCCGGCCGATCTCGTCTCGCGCCGCCCCGACATCGTCGCCGCACGCTGGCAGGTCGAAGCCGCGATGCACGACGTGAAGGAAGCGAAGGCCGAGTTCTATCCCGACGTGAACCTCGCGGCCGGCTTCGGCTTCGATGCGTTCGGCTGGGGCAAATTCCTGAACTTCGCGAGCCGCCAGGCGCAGTTCGGACCGGCGATCCATCTGCCGATCTTCGACGCCGGCGCACTGCGTGCCCAGCTCAAGGGCCGCTACGCGGACTTCGACCTGTCGGTGGCGAACTACAACCAGACGCTGATCGGCGCGCTGAACGACGTCGCGACGCAAGTCGCGTCGATCCGCGCGGTCGATCGCCAGATGGGCGACGCGCAACGTGCGCTCGACGCGTCGACGCGCGCCTACGATCTCGCCGTGATCCGCTACAAGGCCGGCCTGTCGCCGCAACTGCAGGTGCTGACCGCGGACAGCAACCGCCTCGCCTCGGAGCAGACGGTGACCAACCTGAAGATGCGCCGGCGCGACATGCAGCTCGCGCTGATCAAGGCGCTGGGCGGCGGGTTCGATGCGACCGGCACGCCGCTCGCCGCGCCCGACGCCGACAAGCCGACCAAACAGGCCGCCAACTGA
- a CDS encoding MarR family winged helix-turn-helix transcriptional regulator, whose translation MSDSPTQPPVSPLSSYQMNDSVGYLMSRVKSVMTNLVTQRTQEELGITGTQASMLFMIAVGKCSTAAELAREYGIDASAVTRLLDRVEKRGLLSRVRSIEDRRVVRLELTDEGRALAERLPPIFRSVLDQVLDGFTPEEVGFLKSMLRRILSNYCETAGGSIT comes from the coding sequence ATGTCGGATTCTCCTACCCAACCGCCCGTTTCACCGCTGTCTTCGTATCAGATGAACGACAGCGTCGGTTATCTGATGTCGCGCGTGAAGTCCGTGATGACCAACCTCGTCACGCAACGCACGCAGGAAGAGCTCGGCATCACGGGCACGCAGGCGAGCATGCTGTTCATGATCGCGGTCGGCAAATGCTCGACGGCCGCCGAACTCGCTCGCGAATACGGGATCGACGCGAGCGCAGTCACGCGCCTGCTCGACCGGGTCGAGAAACGCGGCCTGCTGTCCCGCGTGCGCAGCATCGAGGATCGGCGCGTCGTGCGCCTCGAACTGACCGACGAAGGCCGCGCGCTTGCCGAACGCCTGCCGCCCATTTTCCGCAGCGTGCTCGACCAGGTTCTGGACGGATTTACGCCGGAAGAAGTCGGGTTCCTGAAGAGCATGCTGCGCCGCATTCTCAGCAACTATTGCGAGACGGCCGGCGGCAGCATCACGTAA
- the typA gene encoding translational GTPase TypA, translated as MTRALRNIAIIAHVDHGKTTLVDQLLRQSGTFRENQQIAERVMDSNDIEKERGITILAKNCAVEYEGTHINIVDTPGHADFGGEVERVLSMVDSVLLLVDAVEGPMPQTRFVTKKALALGLKPIVVVNKIDRPGARIDWVINQTFDLFDKLGATEEQLDFPIVYASGLNGYASLDPATREGDMRPLFEAILAHVPVRPADPEAPLQLQITSLDYSTYVGRIGVGRITRGRIKPGQPVVMRFGPEGDVLSRKINQVLSFKGLERVQVDSAEAGDIVLINGIEDVGIGATICAVDTPEALPMITVDEPTLTMNFLVNSSPLAGREGKFVTSRQIRDRLMKELNHNVALRVKDTGDETVFEVSGRGELHLTILVENMRREGYELAVSRPRVVMQEIDGAKHEPYELLTVDVEDEHQGGVMEELGRRKGEMLDMASDGRGRTRLEYKISARGLIGFQSEFLTLTRGTGLMSHIFDSYAPVKDGSVGERRNGVLISQDDGAAVAYALWKLQDRGRMFVKPGDALYEGMIIGIHSRDNDLVVNPIKGKQLTNVRASGTDEAVRLVPPVQMSLEYAVEFIDDDELVEVTPQSIRLRKRFLKEHERRRASREGAVD; from the coding sequence ATGACCCGCGCCCTTCGCAACATCGCCATCATCGCCCACGTCGACCACGGCAAGACTACGCTCGTCGACCAACTGCTCCGCCAGTCCGGCACCTTCCGCGAGAACCAGCAGATTGCGGAGCGGGTGATGGACTCGAACGACATCGAAAAGGAGCGCGGGATCACGATTCTCGCGAAGAACTGCGCGGTCGAGTACGAAGGCACGCACATCAACATCGTCGACACGCCGGGGCACGCGGACTTCGGTGGCGAGGTGGAGCGCGTGCTGTCGATGGTCGACTCGGTGCTGCTGCTCGTCGACGCGGTCGAGGGCCCGATGCCGCAGACGCGCTTCGTCACGAAGAAGGCGCTGGCGCTCGGCCTGAAGCCGATCGTCGTCGTCAACAAGATCGACCGCCCGGGCGCGCGGATCGACTGGGTCATCAACCAGACGTTCGACCTGTTCGACAAGCTCGGCGCGACGGAAGAGCAGCTCGACTTCCCGATCGTCTATGCATCGGGCCTGAATGGCTATGCGTCGCTCGACCCGGCCACGCGCGAAGGCGACATGCGCCCGCTGTTCGAGGCGATCCTCGCGCACGTGCCGGTCCGCCCGGCCGACCCGGAAGCGCCGCTGCAGCTTCAGATCACGTCGCTCGACTATTCGACGTACGTCGGCCGGATCGGCGTCGGCCGCATCACGCGCGGCCGCATCAAGCCGGGCCAGCCGGTCGTGATGCGCTTCGGCCCGGAAGGCGACGTGCTGAGCCGCAAGATCAACCAGGTGCTGTCGTTCAAGGGTCTCGAGCGCGTGCAGGTCGACTCGGCCGAAGCCGGCGACATCGTGCTGATCAACGGTATTGAAGATGTCGGTATCGGCGCGACGATCTGCGCGGTGGATACGCCGGAAGCGCTGCCGATGATCACCGTCGACGAGCCGACGCTGACGATGAACTTCCTCGTCAACTCGTCGCCGCTCGCAGGCCGCGAAGGCAAGTTCGTGACGAGCCGCCAGATCCGCGACCGCCTGATGAAGGAACTGAACCACAACGTCGCGCTGCGCGTGAAGGACACCGGCGACGAAACGGTGTTCGAAGTGTCGGGCCGCGGCGAACTGCACCTGACGATTCTCGTCGAGAACATGCGTCGCGAAGGCTACGAGCTGGCCGTGTCGCGTCCGCGCGTCGTGATGCAGGAAATCGACGGCGCGAAGCACGAGCCGTACGAACTGCTGACGGTCGACGTCGAGGACGAACACCAGGGCGGCGTGATGGAAGAGCTCGGTCGCCGCAAGGGCGAGATGCTCGACATGGCGTCGGACGGTCGCGGCCGCACGCGTCTGGAATACAAGATCTCGGCGCGCGGCCTGATCGGCTTCCAGAGCGAATTCCTGACGCTCACGCGCGGCACGGGCCTGATGAGCCACATCTTCGACTCGTACGCACCGGTCAAGGACGGCTCGGTCGGCGAGCGCCGCAACGGCGTGCTGATCTCGCAGGACGACGGCGCGGCCGTGGCGTATGCGCTGTGGAAGCTGCAGGATCGCGGCCGCATGTTCGTGAAGCCGGGCGACGCGCTGTATGAGGGCATGATCATCGGCATCCACAGCCGCGACAACGACCTCGTCGTGAACCCGATCAAGGGCAAGCAGCTGACCAACGTGCGCGCGTCGGGCACCGACGAAGCCGTGCGTCTCGTTCCGCCGGTCCAGATGTCGCTGGAATACGCGGTCGAGTTCATCGATGACGACGAGCTCGTCGAGGTGACGCCGCAGTCGATCCGCCTGCGCAAGCGCTTCCTGAAGGAGCACGAGCGTCGCCGCGCGAGCCGCGAAGGCGCGGTCGACTGA
- a CDS encoding 2-oxoglutarate dehydrogenase E1 component, with product MSDVMKQFQLNSYLFGGNASYVEELYDAYLNNPASVPENWREYFDALQNVPATDGSNANDVAHFPIVESFAERAKANAFIPRESGTNLAAARKQVHVQSLISAYRFLGSQWANLDPLKRRERPAIPELEPAFYDFSEGDLDQTYSASNLYFGFDQASLRDIVKGLRDTYCGTIGAEYMYISDPEQKRWWQERLESTRATPNFSADEKKHILNRLTAAEGLERYLHTKYVGQKRFSLEGGESFIAAMDEVVQHAGKRGVQEIIIGMAHRGRLNVLVNTLGKMPADLFAEFEGKHVDDLPAGDVKYHKGFSSDVSTEGGPVHLSLAFNPSHLEIVNPVVEGSAKARMDRRGDEDGLQVLPVQIHGDAAFAGQGVVMETLNLAQTRGYGTHGTLHIVINNQIGFTTSDPRDARSTLYCTDVVKMIEAPVLHVNGDDPEAVILATQIAIDYRMQFHKDVVIDIVCFRKLGHNEQDTPAVTQPLMYKKIAQHPGTRALYAEKLVQQGVITAEDADNYVKAYRKAMDDGHHTVDPVLSNYKSKYAVDWVPFLNRKWTDAADTAVPLAELKRLGERITTVPENFKVHPLVERVINDRRNMARGDQPLDWGMGEHLAFASLVASGYSVRLTGQDSGRGTFTHRHAVLHDQNRERWNDGTYVPLQNIAEGQAKFTVIDSVLSEEAVLGFEYGYSTAEPNTLVLWEAQFGDFVNGAQVVIDQFISSGEVKWGRVSGLTMLLPHGYEGQGPEHSSTRIERFLQLCADHNMQVVQPTTPAQIFHLLRRQMIRLFRKPLIVATPKSLLRHKEAVSDLSELAKGSFQPVIGETDGGIDAKKVKRVLACSGRVYYDLVAHRREAKANDVAIIRIEQLYPFAHKQFEAEMKKYENATEVVWVQDEPQNQGPWFYVEHHLKEGMKEGQKLAYSGRPASASPAVGYYAKHYEQQKALIEGAFGRLKSASIAK from the coding sequence ATGTCAGATGTAATGAAGCAGTTTCAGCTGAACTCTTATCTGTTCGGCGGCAATGCTTCGTACGTTGAAGAACTGTACGATGCATACCTCAACAATCCGGCGTCGGTGCCGGAGAATTGGCGAGAGTATTTCGACGCGCTGCAGAATGTGCCTGCAACGGACGGTTCGAATGCCAATGACGTCGCACATTTCCCGATCGTCGAATCGTTTGCCGAGCGTGCGAAGGCCAATGCCTTCATCCCGCGCGAAAGCGGCACCAATCTGGCTGCGGCGCGCAAGCAGGTTCACGTCCAGTCCCTCATCAGCGCCTATCGCTTCCTTGGCTCGCAATGGGCCAATCTGGATCCCCTGAAGCGTCGCGAACGTCCCGCCATTCCCGAACTCGAACCCGCGTTCTACGACTTCTCCGAAGGCGACCTCGACCAGACCTACAGCGCGAGCAACCTGTATTTCGGTTTCGACCAGGCTTCGCTGCGCGATATCGTCAAGGGCCTGCGCGACACGTACTGCGGCACGATCGGCGCCGAGTACATGTACATCAGCGACCCGGAACAGAAGCGCTGGTGGCAGGAGCGCCTGGAGTCGACCCGCGCGACGCCGAACTTCTCGGCAGACGAGAAGAAGCACATCCTGAATCGCCTGACGGCCGCTGAAGGCCTCGAGCGCTACCTGCACACCAAGTACGTCGGCCAGAAGCGCTTCTCGCTCGAAGGCGGCGAAAGCTTCATCGCGGCGATGGACGAAGTCGTCCAGCACGCGGGCAAGCGCGGCGTGCAGGAAATCATCATCGGCATGGCCCACCGTGGCCGCCTGAACGTGCTCGTCAACACGCTCGGCAAGATGCCGGCCGACCTGTTCGCCGAATTCGAAGGCAAGCACGTCGACGACCTGCCGGCAGGCGACGTGAAGTACCACAAGGGCTTCTCGTCGGACGTGTCGACGGAAGGCGGCCCGGTCCACCTGTCGCTGGCATTCAACCCGTCGCACCTCGAAATCGTGAACCCGGTGGTCGAAGGTTCCGCGAAGGCGCGGATGGACCGCCGCGGCGACGAAGACGGCCTGCAGGTGCTGCCGGTGCAGATCCACGGCGACGCGGCCTTCGCGGGCCAGGGCGTCGTGATGGAAACGCTGAACCTCGCGCAGACGCGCGGTTACGGCACGCACGGCACGCTGCACATCGTCATCAACAACCAGATCGGCTTCACGACGTCCGACCCGCGCGACGCGCGCTCGACGCTGTACTGTACCGACGTCGTCAAGATGATCGAGGCGCCGGTGCTGCACGTGAACGGCGACGATCCGGAAGCGGTGATCCTCGCGACGCAGATCGCGATCGACTACCGGATGCAGTTCCACAAGGATGTCGTGATCGACATCGTCTGCTTCCGCAAGCTGGGTCACAACGAGCAGGACACGCCGGCCGTCACGCAGCCGCTGATGTACAAGAAGATCGCGCAGCACCCGGGCACCCGTGCGCTGTACGCCGAGAAGCTCGTGCAGCAGGGCGTGATCACCGCGGAAGACGCCGACAACTACGTGAAGGCGTACCGCAAGGCGATGGACGACGGTCACCACACGGTCGACCCGGTCCTGTCGAACTACAAGAGCAAGTACGCGGTCGACTGGGTTCCGTTCCTGAACCGCAAGTGGACGGATGCGGCCGACACGGCCGTGCCGCTCGCCGAACTGAAGCGCCTCGGCGAACGCATCACGACGGTCCCGGAAAACTTCAAGGTCCACCCGCTCGTCGAGCGCGTGATCAACGATCGCCGCAACATGGCGCGCGGCGACCAGCCGCTCGACTGGGGCATGGGCGAGCACCTCGCGTTCGCGTCGCTCGTCGCATCGGGCTACTCGGTGCGCCTGACGGGCCAGGACTCGGGCCGCGGCACGTTCACGCACCGTCACGCGGTGCTGCACGACCAGAACCGCGAGCGCTGGAACGACGGCACGTACGTGCCGCTGCAGAACATCGCCGAAGGCCAGGCGAAGTTCACGGTGATCGACTCGGTGCTGTCGGAAGAAGCGGTGCTGGGCTTCGAATACGGTTACTCGACCGCCGAGCCGAACACGCTCGTGCTGTGGGAAGCGCAGTTCGGCGACTTCGTCAACGGCGCGCAGGTCGTGATCGACCAGTTCATCTCGTCGGGCGAAGTGAAGTGGGGTCGCGTGTCGGGCCTGACGATGCTGCTGCCGCACGGCTATGAAGGCCAGGGTCCGGAACACTCGTCGACCCGTATCGAGCGTTTCCTGCAGCTGTGCGCGGATCACAACATGCAGGTCGTCCAGCCGACGACGCCGGCGCAGATCTTCCACCTGCTGCGTCGCCAGATGATCCGCCTGTTCCGCAAGCCGCTGATCGTCGCTACGCCGAAGTCGCTGCTGCGTCACAAGGAAGCGGTGTCGGACCTGTCGGAACTGGCGAAGGGTTCGTTCCAGCCGGTGATCGGCGAAACCGACGGCGGCATCGACGCGAAGAAGGTCAAGCGCGTGCTGGCATGCTCGGGTCGCGTGTATTACGACCTCGTCGCACACCGCCGCGAAGCGAAGGCGAACGACGTCGCGATCATCCGTATCGAGCAGCTGTATCCGTTCGCGCACAAGCAGTTCGAAGCCGAAATGAAGAAGTACGAGAACGCGACTGAAGTGGTCTGGGTGCAGGACGAGCCGCAGAACCAGGGCCCCTGGTTCTACGTCGAGCACCATCTGAAGGAAGGCATGAAGGAAGGGCAGAAGCTGGCATACAGCGGCCGTCCGGCTTCGGCCTCGCCGGCGGTTGGCTACTACGCGAAGCACTACGAGCAGCAGAAGGCCCTGATCGAAGGTGCTTTCGGCCGCCTGAAGAGCGCATCGATCGCGAAATAA